Proteins encoded together in one Carya illinoinensis cultivar Pawnee chromosome 3, C.illinoinensisPawnee_v1, whole genome shotgun sequence window:
- the LOC122302941 gene encoding uncharacterized protein LOC122302941, with amino-acid sequence MASSSSSSGRWVRRVLFVFILVEVWFLFNIGCVDSANDIAAKKLKVGNISKVEDAVNFHIYYGQTFKVIKNAIDGKSYLLIQNDSRMASRTKYCTSRIKSYVIPLSNYSANTELFPVSFFELLGLLGSLKGITADSVTSQCVLKLYQSGEIKLINKSEPQQLAQFGAHFVTDTDQAQAACNFASFVPFAEDTPLQRAEWIKFLGAFANLETTANDFYNAVKENYLCLAKVAASKKSFKPTVAWIVYYDGVWSFTKETFKLKFTEDAGGENVDKSINKMTYNISNPDDLEEFHAILCTLDVLIDETFTSDPAAYSLSTFLQNINVEDHSCLAFLSNKSLWRYDKRIYNSTLDWFDGAVSQPQLVLADLIEALFPTGNYTTTHFRNLAKEEVVISIGPDMCDRDNSTAMQPTIVACG; translated from the exons atggcttcttcttcttcttcttctggtcGTTGGGTGCGACGAGTACTCTTCGTTTTTATCTTGGTTGAGGTCTGGTTCCTCTTCAACATTGGGTGCGTCGACAGTGCAAATGATATCGCAGCCAAGAAGTTGAAAGTCGGTAACATTTCAAAAGTGGAAGATGCCGTCAATTTCCATATTTACTACGGCCAGACCTTCAAAGTCATCAAGAACGCCATTGACGGCAAGAGCTACCTTCTCATCCAG AATGATTCGAGGATGGCATCAAGGACAAAATATTGCACCTCAAGGATCAAATCTTATGTAATTCCACTGTCAAACTATTCCGCTAATACCGAATTATTTCCAG TTTCCTTTTTCGAG CTTCTAGGCTTACTAGGGAGCTTGAAGGGTATTACAGCAGATTCCGTGACTTCTCAATGCGTGctaaaattatatcaaagtGGAGAAATTAAGTTGATCAACAAGAGTGAGCCGCAACAGCTTGCCCAATTTGGAGCACACTTTGTCACCGACACTGATCAAGCACAAGCTGCTTGCAATTTCGCATCCTTTGTTCCCTTTGCAGAGGACACACCTCTGCAG AGGGCCGAGTGGATCAAGTTTCTGGGAGCCTTCGCAAATCTTGAAACCACAGCTAATGACTTCTACAATGCA gttaaagaaaattatttgtGCTTGGCTAAAGTCGCGGCCAGCAAGAAATCATTCAAACCGACGGTAGCTTGGATTGTGTATTACGAT GGAGTCTGGTCATTTACAAAGGAAACATTCAAGTTGAAG TTTACAGAAGATGCAGGCGGAGAAAATGTGGACAAATCCATCAATAAGATGACCTACAACATCTCTAATCCTGATGACTTGGAGGAATTTCATGCCATCCTATGT ACTCTGGATGTACTTATCGACGAAACGTTTACTTCTGATCCGGCGGCCTACTCTTTATCAACTTTCCTCCAAAATATAAATGTTGAAGATCACTCGTGTTTGGCCTTTCTTTCAAACAAAAGCTTATGGAGATACGATAAAAGAATTTACAACTCGACTCTTG ATTGGTTCGACGGAGCGGTCTCTCAACCTCAGTTGGTGTTAGCAGATCTCATTGAAGCTTTATTCCCCACAGGAAATTACACAACAACACACTTCAGAAACCTTGCAAAG GAAGAAGTAGTAATAAGCATTGGCCCAGACATGTGTGATAGGGATAACTCCACAGCAATGCAACCCACAATTGTAGCTTGCGGATAA
- the LOC122302940 gene encoding sucrose synthase 5-like, whose amino-acid sequence MANAATLKSPESLADNMPDALRQSRYHMKKCFAKYIEKGRRIMKLDHLMVEMEQVIDDKKERTQVLEGVLGYILCTTQEAAVVPPHVAFAIRPNPGFWEFVKVSSDDLSVDAITTTDYLKFKEMVYDEKWANDENALEVDFTALDYPLPHLTLSSSIGNGLNFVAKFMTSKLSGKIENAQPLVDYLLTLNHQGEKLMINDSLNTASKLQMALIVAELLISALPKDTPYSNFELRFKEWGFEKGWGDTAQRVKETIKAFSEVLQAPDPVHMERLLSRLPTIFNVVIFSPHGYFGQSDVLGLPDTGGQVVYILDQVKALEEELLLRIKQQGLDVKPQILVVTRLIPDSRGTKCNQELEAIVGTKHSNILRVPFQTENGILRRWVSRFEIYPYLEKFTQDATTKILDLMDGNPDLIIGNYTDGNLVASLVASKLGITQGTIAHALEKTKYENSDIKWKELDPKYHFSCQFTADTIAMNATDFIIASTFQEIAGSKDRPGQYESHGAFTLPGLCRVVSGINVFDPKFNIAAPGADQSVYFPCTENQRRFTSFHPDIEELLYSKGDNNEHTGYLEDRNKPIIFSMARLDVVKNITGLTEWYGKNKRLRDLVNLVVVGGFIDPSKSKDREEISEIKKMHTMIEKYDLKGQIRWIAAQSDRQRNGELYRCIADTKGAFVQPALYEAFGLTVIEAMNCGLPTFATNQGGPAEIIVDGVSGFHIDPNNGDESSNKIAEFFEKCKVDTTYWSKISAAGLQRINECYTWKIYANKVLNMANIYSFWRKLNKDQKKAKQRYVQMFYNLLFRNLAKNVPTPIEEASPPEPKPIRPALPPSKSIKRAESTRLQRMFGA is encoded by the exons ATGGCTAATGCTGCCACCTTAAAGAGCCCTGAGTCCCTAGCCGATAACATGCCAGATGCCTTGAGGCAGAGTCGGTACCATATGAAGAAGTGCTTTGCTAAGTACATTGAAAAGGGAAGAAGGATAATGAAACTTGACCATTTAATGGTTGAAATGGAGCAAGTGATCGATGACAAAAAGGAAAGAACTCAAGTCCTGGAGGGCGTGCTTGGCTACATATTGTGTACCACACAG GAAGCTGCTGTTGTACCACCGCATGTTGCTTTTGCCATAAGACCAAATCCTGGATTTTGGGAATTTGTCAAAGTCAGCTCTGATGATTTATCGGTTGATGCCATCACTACTACAGACTACTTGAAGTTCAAAGAAATGGTATATGATGAAAAATG GGCAAACGATGAAAATGCTTTGGAAGTAGATTTTACAGCTCTCGACTACCCTCTTCCTCACTTAACCCTATCTTCTTCAATTGGAAATGGACTCAATTTTGTTGCAAAGTTCATGACTTCAAAGCTTAGTGGAAAAATTGAGAATGCACAACCTCTCGTGGACTATTTGCTAACGCTCAATCACCAAGGAGaa AAACTTATGATAAATGACTCCCTTAATACTGCATCAAAGCTTCAGATGGCCCTCATAGTAGCCGAACTGCTCATCTCAGCACTTCCCAAAGACACTCCATATAGTAATTTTGAGCTAAG GTTTAAGGAGTGGGGCTTCGAGAAAGGATGGGGAGATACTGCACAAAGAGTAAAAGAGACAATCAAAGCATTCTCAGAAGTTCTCCAAGCACCCGATCCAGTGCATATGGAGAGGTTATTGAGCAGACTTCCTACAATATTCAATGTTGTAATTTTCTCCCCTCACGGCTACTTTGGCCAATCAGATGTCCTGGGCTTGCCGGATACTGGTGGGCAG GTAGTTTACATTCTAGATCAAGTGAAAGCTCTAGAAGAAGAATTGCTCCTCAGAATCAAGCAGCAGGGGCTAGATGTGAAGCCTCAAATTCTTGTG GTCACACGGCTTATACCCGATTCACGTGGAACTAAGTGCAACCAAGAACTGGAAGCAATCGTTGGAACCAAGCACTCAAACATCCTCCGAGTGCCTTTCCAGACTGAAAACGGGATCCTCCGCCGCTGGGTTTCTCGTTTTGAAATTTATCCCTATCTTGAGAAGTTCACTCAG GATGCTACAACCAAGATCCTCGACTTAATGGATGGGAATCCAGATCTTATCATTGGAAATTACACTGATGGGAATTTAGTGGCATCTCTCGTGGCTAGTAAACTTGGGATAACTCAG GGAACTATTGCGCACGCTTTGGAGAAGACTAAATATGAAAACTCAGACATCAAATGGAAGGAATTAGACCCCAAGTATCACTTCTCATGCCAATTCACTGCTGATACAATTGCAATGAATGCAACAGATTTCATCATAGCTAGCACATTCCAAGAGATTGCAGGAAG CAAAGACAGACCAGGACAATATGAAAGCCATGGTGCATTTACGCTTCCAGGACTTTGTAGAGTTGTTTCCGGCATCAACGTATTTGATCCCAAATTCAACATTGCTGCACCAGGGGCCGATCAATCTGTCTATTTCCCTTGCACAGAGAATCAAAGAAGATTCACATCATTTCACCCTGACATTGAAGAATTACTGTACAGTAAAGGGGACAACAATGAACACAC TGGATACCTAGAGGACAGGAACAAACCTATCATCTTCTCGATGGCAAGGCTCGATGTTGTGAAGAACATAACTGGATTAACTGAGTGGTATGGGAAGAACAAGAGGCTGAGAGATTTGGTTAACCTTGTTGTGGTTGGGGGCTTCATTGATCCTTCAAAATCAAAGGATAGAGAAGAGATATCTGAAATAAAAAAGATGCACACAATGATAGAAAAATACGATCTTAAGGGTCAGATAAGATGGATTGCGGCGCAAAGTGATAGGCAACGCAACGGAGAACTCTACCGCTGTATTGCTGACACAAAGGGAGCATTTGTGCAGCCTGCTTTGTATGAAGCATTTGGCCTGACGGTCATCGAAGCAATGAACTGTGGACTTCCCACCTTTGCTACCAATCAAGGAGGTCCTGCAGAAATCATCGTTGATGGGGTCTCAGGTTTCCACATTGATCCCAACAATGGCGATGAGTCAAGCAACAAAATTGCAGAGTTCTTCGAGAAGTGCAAGGTGGATACAACATACTGGAGCAAGATTTCGGCTGCAGGTTTGCAGCGTATAAATGAATG CTATACCTGGAAGATATATGCAAACAAGGTGTTGAATATGGCGAATATTTACAGCTTCTGGAGAAAGTTGAACAAGGATCAGAAAAAGGCAAAGCAAAGATACGTACAAATGTTCTATAATCTCTTATTCAGGAATTtg GCAAAGAATGTACCCACCCCAATTGAAGAAGCTTCGCCACCAGAACCAAAGCCAATCAGACCTGCATTACCACCATCAAAAAG CATCAAACGGGCAGAGAGTACCCGACTGCAAAG GATGTTTGGAGCTTAA
- the LOC122302942 gene encoding ALA-interacting subunit 1-like isoform X1: protein MALKGETSSGGARDGTSDSSSAARRNSKKPKYSRFTQQELPACKPILTPAWVITTFISIGIIFIPIGLASLFASERVVEIVDRYDEDCVPLNYTYNKLAYIQSSETNKTCTKRLIVSKQMKSPVYIYYQLDNFYQNHRRYVKSRSDKQLRSKASEDVTSTCKPEAVTENNSPIVPCGLIAWSLFNDTYGFSVKNKVIEVSKKNIAWKSDQESKFGSDVYPKNFQSGGLIGGAKLNASIPLSEQEDLIVWMRTAALPTFRKLYGKIETDLEANDEVTVVIQNNYNTYSFGGKKRLVLSTTSWIGGKNDFLGVAYLTVGGLCLFLAISFILLYVIKPRPLGDPSYLSWNRGHTSSTF, encoded by the exons ATGGCTCTCAAGGGAGAAACGAGCTCGGGAGGGGCCAGAGACGGCACGTCGGATTCATCATCCGCTGCCAGAAGGAACTCCAAGAAACCCAAAT ATTCAAGGTTTACGCAGCAAGAGCTTCCTGCTTGCAAACCAATTTTAACGCCAGCATGG gtcattacaacttttatttCTATTGGAATTATCTTCATTCCTATTGGCCTTGCTTCCTTATTTGCATCAGAACGG GTTGTGGAAATTGTCGACCGATATGATGAGGATTGCGTTCCTCTTAATTATACCTACAATAAGCTTGCATATATTCAAAGTAGTGAAACTAACAAGACGTGTACTAAGAGATTGATT GTTTCAAAGCAAATGAAAAGTCCTGTCTATATCTATTATCAACTTGATAACTTCTATCAGAATCATCGTCG ATATGTTAAGAGTAGAAGTGACAAACAATTGCGGAGCAAAGCGAGTGAGGATGTCACAAGTACCTGTAAACCTGAAGCCGTCACGGAAAATAACTCTCCAATTGTTCCTTGTGGCCTCATTGCTTGGAGTTTGTTTAATGACACATACGGATTTTCAGTGAAAAACAAGGTGATAGAGGTCAGCAAAAAGAACATAGCATGGAAAAGTGATCAAGAAAGTAAATTTGGCTCTGATGTCTATCCAAAAAACTTCCAAAGTGGAGGTTTGATTGGGGGTGCCAAACTTAATGCAAGCATACCT TTGAGTGAACAAGAGGATCTTATTGTTTGGATGCGAACTGCAGCACTGCCAACTTTCAGAAAACTGTATGGGAAAATAGAGACAGACCTCGAAGCTAATGATGAAGTAACAGTTGTAATACAGAACAATTACAACACCTACAGTTTTGGTGGCAAAAAGAGGCTGGTTCTTTCAACCACAAGCTGGATTGGTGGCAAAAATGATTTCCTGGGTGTAGCCTATCTTACTGTTGGTGGACTGTGCTTGTTCTTGGCTATTAGCTTCATACTTTTGTATGTGATCAAACCAAG GCCTCTTGGGGACCCATCCTACTTGTCATGGAACAGGGGACATACGAGTTCAACCTTTTAA
- the LOC122302944 gene encoding phytoene synthase 2, chloroplastic, whose amino-acid sequence MSVALLWIVTPSIEVSNSVGFFNSVRDGNRLLDPSISISRYWGSTRAKKGRKEKWNPCSVSTDLKYSGVGGSGLDSGSNFPVLSSMVANPAGELAASSEQKVYDVVLKQAALVKKQLRSSGDLDVKPDIALPGTLSLLSEAYDRCGEVCAEYAKTFYLGTLLMTPERRRAIWAIYVWCRRTDELVDGPNASHITPTALDRWESRLEDLFRGRPFDMLDAALSDTVAKFPVDIQPFKDMIEGMRMDLRKSRYKNFDELYLYCYYVAGTVGLMSVPVMGIAPDSQATTEDVYNAALALGIANQLTNILRDVGEDARRGRVYLPQDELNQAGLSDEDIFAGKVTDKWRNFMKHQIKRARMFFDEAEKGVTELSAASRWPVWASLLLYRQILDEIEANDYNNFTKRAYVSKGKKLLALPIAYTKSLVPPSRTSSLLTKA is encoded by the exons ATGTCTGTAGCATTATTATGGATTGTCACCCCAAGCATAGAGGTATCCAACTCCGTTGGGTTCTTCAATTCGGTCAGAGATGGAAACCGGCTTTTAGATCCATCAATCTCTATATCCCGATATTGGGGATCAACTAGAGCGAAGAAAGGTAGGAAAGAGAAATGGAATCCTTGCTCTGTTAGTACAGATTTGAAGTATTCGGGCGTTGGTGGCTCAGGCTTAGACAGTGGAAGCAACTTCCCTGTACTATCAAGCATGGTAGCAAACCCTGCGGGAGAATTGGCCGCGTCATCGGAGCAGAAGGTTTACGATGTGGTGCTAAAGCAGGCAGCTCTGGTTAAAAAGCAGTTGAGGTCTAGTGGTGATCTTGATGTAAAGCCGGATATTGCTCTTCCTGGGACACTGAGCTTGTTAAGCGAAGCTTATGATCGTTGTGGAGAAGTTTGCGCAGAGTATGCAAAGACATTTTACTTGG GTACTCTGCTAATGACCCCTGAAAGGCGAAGGGCTATCTGGGCAATATATG TGTGGTGTAGGAGGACAGATGAGCTTGTCGATGGGCCAAATGCTTCGCATATAACACCAACAGCTTTGGATAGGTGGGAGTCACGGTTGGAAGATCTTTTTCGAGGCCGTCCATTTGACATGCTTGATGCTGCTTTATCAGATACAGTCGCCAAATTCCCTGTTGATATCCAG CCATTCAAGGATATGATTGAAGGAATGAGAATGGACCTAAGGAAGTCAAGATACAAAAATTTTGATGAACTCTATCTCTATTGTTATTATGTTGCTGGGACAGTTGGATTGATGAGTGTTCCAGTTATGGGTATTGCACCTGATTCGCAAGCAACAACAGAGGATGTATATAATGCTGCCTTGGCATTGGGGATTGCAAATCAGCTTACAAACATACTAAGGGATGTTGGAGAAGA TGCTAGAAGAGGTAGGGTTTATCTACCACAGGATGAGCTTAATCAGGCAGGGCTTTCAGATGAAGACATATTTGCTGGAAAGGTGACAGACAAATGGAGAAACTTCATGAAGCATCAAATAAAGAGGGCAAGGATGTTCTTTGATGAGGCAGAAAAGGGGGTGACAGAACTGAGTGCAGCTAGTAGATGGCCG GTATGGGCGTCCTTGTTATTGTACCGCCAAATATTGGATGAGATTGAAGCAAATGACTACAACAACTTCACCAAGAGGGCTTATGTAAGCAAAGGCAAGAAGTTACTTGCTTTGCCGATTGCATACACAAAATCTCTTGTTCCACCATCAAGAACATCATCTCTGTTGaccaaggcatga
- the LOC122302942 gene encoding ALA-interacting subunit 1-like isoform X2, protein MALKGETSSGGARDGTSDSSSAARRNSKKPKYSRFTQQELPACKPILTPAWVSKQMKSPVYIYYQLDNFYQNHRRYVKSRSDKQLRSKASEDVTSTCKPEAVTENNSPIVPCGLIAWSLFNDTYGFSVKNKVIEVSKKNIAWKSDQESKFGSDVYPKNFQSGGLIGGAKLNASIPLSEQEDLIVWMRTAALPTFRKLYGKIETDLEANDEVTVVIQNNYNTYSFGGKKRLVLSTTSWIGGKNDFLGVAYLTVGGLCLFLAISFILLYVIKPRPLGDPSYLSWNRGHTSSTF, encoded by the exons ATGGCTCTCAAGGGAGAAACGAGCTCGGGAGGGGCCAGAGACGGCACGTCGGATTCATCATCCGCTGCCAGAAGGAACTCCAAGAAACCCAAAT ATTCAAGGTTTACGCAGCAAGAGCTTCCTGCTTGCAAACCAATTTTAACGCCAGCATGG GTTTCAAAGCAAATGAAAAGTCCTGTCTATATCTATTATCAACTTGATAACTTCTATCAGAATCATCGTCG ATATGTTAAGAGTAGAAGTGACAAACAATTGCGGAGCAAAGCGAGTGAGGATGTCACAAGTACCTGTAAACCTGAAGCCGTCACGGAAAATAACTCTCCAATTGTTCCTTGTGGCCTCATTGCTTGGAGTTTGTTTAATGACACATACGGATTTTCAGTGAAAAACAAGGTGATAGAGGTCAGCAAAAAGAACATAGCATGGAAAAGTGATCAAGAAAGTAAATTTGGCTCTGATGTCTATCCAAAAAACTTCCAAAGTGGAGGTTTGATTGGGGGTGCCAAACTTAATGCAAGCATACCT TTGAGTGAACAAGAGGATCTTATTGTTTGGATGCGAACTGCAGCACTGCCAACTTTCAGAAAACTGTATGGGAAAATAGAGACAGACCTCGAAGCTAATGATGAAGTAACAGTTGTAATACAGAACAATTACAACACCTACAGTTTTGGTGGCAAAAAGAGGCTGGTTCTTTCAACCACAAGCTGGATTGGTGGCAAAAATGATTTCCTGGGTGTAGCCTATCTTACTGTTGGTGGACTGTGCTTGTTCTTGGCTATTAGCTTCATACTTTTGTATGTGATCAAACCAAG GCCTCTTGGGGACCCATCCTACTTGTCATGGAACAGGGGACATACGAGTTCAACCTTTTAA